A single genomic interval of Carassius auratus strain Wakin chromosome 30, ASM336829v1, whole genome shotgun sequence harbors:
- the LOC113049908 gene encoding voltage-dependent calcium channel gamma-1 subunit-like has protein sequence MQKETKTKILFFVIMVGSVCMLTAVVTDHWAVLSPRVENVNATCEAAHFGLWKLCKKHIYIEDEELIGKGCGPISLPGEINCTYFRHFTPGEDSEIFEVKTQREYNISAAAIAIFSLVFMILGTLCVLGSLRKGNDYLYKPAGMFFAFAGLCAIISVEVMRQSVKRMIESEETIWIEYYYSWSFACACTAFVLLFLSGIGLLIVSMPQMPRNPWETCMDAEPEQI, from the exons ATGCAGAAGGAAACCAAGACAAAAATCTTGTTTTTTGTGATAATGGTAGGCTCGGTGTGCATGTTAACAGCAGTGGTGACAGACCACTGGGCCGTGTTGAGTCCTCGAGTGGAGAACGTAAACGCAACATGTGAGGCAGCCCACTTTGGCCTTTGGAAACTTTGTAAGAAACACATCTATATTGAGGATGAGGAATTAATTGGTAAAGGCTGTGGACCTATCAGCTTACCGGGGG aaatcAACTGCACTTACTTCAGACACTTCACACCAGGGGAAGATTCTGAGATCTTTGAAGTTAAAACTCAAAGAG AATACAACATCTCAGCAGCTGCCATAGCCATCTTCAGTCTTGTCTTCATGATTCTGGGCACATTGTGTGTGTTGGGTTCCCTCAGAAAGGGAAATGACTATCTGTACAAGCCTGCTGGCATGTTCTTTGCTTTTGCAG GTCTGTGTGCTATCATCTCAGTAGAGGTAATGCGTCAGTCAGTCAAGAGGATGATAGAAAGTGAGGAAACTATCTGGATCGAGTATTACTATTCCTGGTCGTTTGCGTGTGCGTGTACAGCTTTTGTCCTGCTCTTCCTCAGTGGAATAGGTCTGTTGATAGTCTCCATGCCACAGATGCCTAGAAATCCATGGGAAACCTGCATGGATGCTGAGCCTGAACAGATATAG